TGCCCCCATTAACACAAAATCCGCTTCGCAAAATATTTTCCTATTGTTGCGATAAACGTCAGCGATTCCTTTCTTAATCCCTGCGGGAAGGCTGTCAACACCGGAGCGGTTTCAAAATTCAGCACTCCCCGATAATGAATATTCTGCAGGCCACGGATAAATCCCTGCCAATCCGTCGAGGCCCTGTTCTCCCGTGTCCGGGCAAAGGTGTAGGGAATCTGATGCAAATCCGTTATGCCATCGTTGTCGTGAATATGCAAAACCTTCAGCCGCGACCCCAAAACCGTCACAAACTCTTCCATATCCACCCCCACCAGATTGGCATGCCCCGTATCAAAGCAGAATCCCAGCACCTCACATCCATACTGCTCATTGATACGGTCGATACGCTCCGCCATCTTACGGGCATTGCAACAAGGCCCTTCAATCATATGCCCCCCCAGCCCATTATACAGATTTTCCACACAAAGGGTTATCCCCAACTCACGCGCCTGCGGTGCCAGATAATGAATAAATTTCTCCGTCTGTGTCCATTCCCTGTCCTCGCTGCCCAACTCACGCGCCAGCTTAAACCCATGCACCACAATATACCGGCAGCCAAAAAAAGCACAGACAGCCAGACTTTTCGGTGCCATCTGATGCCATAGATAGTCATTGAGTTCCGTACTTCCCTGCGGGACATAAATTGGATAGGGCATATGCATCTGATGAATCCTTATTCCAGCTTTTGCCGCCCCCTCCTTATGCGGGGTAAAAAACTCCTCCAATTCCTGCACGCTGGCATCAAAAAAACGATTTAAATTGTTTCCATATATATCCAAATTCAACAAATAGGCATTCAGGCTGAAATCCGCACAAGAAAAACCTGCCTGCCGCAGCAGCGAAAAACCTTCTGCCGGATTTTCGTCCTGCACGGCTTCTTTTGTCTGTACCCCTAATTCCAGCATCCTAAAATCCTTCCTCCGGTAAATTCCCGGCATACATCGTGGACAAACATTCATCATTGAAAAATTCTATCGGATTCTGCAGCCCCATTTCCCGCAGCTGCGCCTCAATTTCCCGGTAATAGATATTGCAGATAAAGATGGCACAAGCTGCCGGCAAATCGCGTAAATCCTGTGGATCATGCACCGTCAGGCCGCATACTTCCTGCCCCCAAACCTGCGGATTATTGTCACAGGTAAACAGCGGTGGATATTTCTCCCCATAACAGCTCATATAATTCCTGCACATATTGCCGGCACCAAACAGTACTCTTTGCTCATATTTTTCCAACGTCTTTTCCATATCAATCTGCCAGAGAATATACTGCACCACATCCTCTGCCAATCGCATCAACTGTGGCCGCAATAAAGGCGGAAAAGCCGCTGCCGTATCCCGCAGACTCAACACCAAATTCCCATCAAAAGCAATCTCCCGCAAACTGCGAATCACATTCAGCCAGTCGGTTTCACACGCCCTGTGACTAGCTCCCGTAAAGGGCAGCAGCTGCCGGTCTCCTGTCGCATCACTGTCGCAGATAATCACCGCCTGCAAGCGGCTGCCCAGCGCCAGCACCAAATCATACACATTCAGACCACAGGGGCCGGCAGCTCCCATATTCAGACAAAAGCCAAAAACCTTTCCCCCCGCAGCTTCATTTAGTACATCTACCCAGTGAACTGCCTCTACCGCCTCCGACATTGCCCCCCGTACAAAATGTCCGTTGATACTTTTAGCTTGATTCTCCAGTAATATCATAATTTTGTACTTTTGTACCAATGGTAACAAAGACAGATACAACTCCTTATTGACCTGCCACAACTCTGTCTTATCCTCTGCTTCCGGCCAGGGACGAATCACCAGCTGTCGGCAGCCCTGCAAACCAGCCTGTCGGATACTTTCCTCTACAAACTCCTGATATACAGCCAGGGACGGCCAATCTGCCGCCGCATCCCCCCAATGTGGTGCATATCCCAATGGCAGCCTAACGCCTTGACCGGCAAACTTCCTGCCAAACTCCTTAACCACCTGCCAGCGTTCTTTACGCCAAACTGTATCGTCCGTCAATTTTCGCAATTTATGCTGGGGAAACATCATGGCCATGTCAAACACAGCTTGCTTAAACGCAGAACCGGCTATATCCTTTACCCCCTGTCCCGGATACTCCCAATTGGACAGACCATCCGGTGCACATAGTATATCCATACTTAGTCCTCTTTCTTTGCCAACTGCTGATTAATAACCGCCTTAATCTTCGTAGAACTTGTCTGCTCCGTGTACGGGAAAAACACCATAGTGGATCCATGTTTTTCCAAAAAATCCTTTTCCGCCAGCCAATACGGGTCATTTTCATAATCACTGCCGGAAAACTGCACATCAAAATGATATAAATCCCAAGCTTCCCGTGTACCGGCATAAGTAAGGGGTATTTCATTCGCCTCATCTACGTAGCGGCAGGCCCGTACCAGTTCCACTCGCTCAGCAAAAGGAATAAAGGGGTCTACTCCCTTATTCTTGCGCACACCTTCATCCGACACGACCCCCACAATCAGATAATCACACTGCTCCTTAGCCCGCCGGAACATATTGAGGTGGCCGATATGGTATAAATCAAAGACCCCGGCAATATAGCCAATATGATATTTCTTAACCTGCGCACCCGCTTTCTCTCCCCCGCTTATGGTGACATTATTTACCACCACCTGCCGTGGCTTACGCGGATAACTGCGCTGCGGATCAAAAATACTGTATTCCTCAATCCCCATATTCTTTAGCTGCCATACGACCGACTGATAGCCCTTGATACAAATCAGTACCTTAAAGCTGCCCGGCTTCCATTGCCGCAATTCTTCCGGGCTTACAATGGAAATTCCCCGCAATTTCGTTCCCCAACGCGACTGCTGATTATCCACCACCAGCGACACCGGATGTTCATTGCTAAACCCATCCATAAACCGTTGCGCCCACAATCCCGAACCAAAGACCACCAGTTTCTTATCCTCCAAACCGGCAAAAATATCCACGAACAGTCGCTGATATTCTTCCTCCGGATAATTGAGCCGCTGACGGTTGGCATAAACCTGTTGCGAATCACGCTGATGCGGCCCATAAATGTCATGCAAAGGCCCTAAATTGCGCAATTTAGTCAAAAACTCATTGCTCATTCTATGCCAGCGACCTAAGTATTTCGTAAGACCATATCGTTCATACAACACCTCCGCCGGTAAGATTTGCTGCATCTTTCTGTCACCACCATAAGTGAGCGATACCAGTCGGGTAAGGATCACATTGGCAGGATAATCAGCAAACGCAAACTCCTGATCAAAGAAAACAAACTCTCCGTCTACCGCAAAAGAATTCAGTGGCACCATATCCAAGTAACCTTTGCGCAGCAGCACGCCTTCTCCATCACCGGCATCTTCCCGCACATGCTCAGATGACCTTAGAATAAGCGCAGCAAAATGATCCATTGCCTGCAAAAACTTTTCCTTATCCTGCCGCAACAACTTGCGCAAGTAAGAAGTCCCCACTTCTGCTTCCATAAATGGCATCGACAGCTGCCCGTCAGTAAGTTTCGTAGGTACCACTTTGACACCATGTGCCGCCAATTCCTCCATATTGTTCTGAACATCCCGCAGCCGTCCTTCACCAGCAGCAGCCAACGGTTTCTTTACCACTACGCCATCTTCGTATATTATCGTATATATACCAAACTCAACGCCACGCTCCGCCGAACAGGTCACATGCTGCACATTCGATAAACTGCCATTCAGCGAACATTCCACCAGATATGCATTGGCCAGTGCATGAAACAGCCCGTTTTCCATCAGGGAAGCATACAGGTTTTCTTCCTCCAAAAAGACTGACTCCGGATGATTGTAAAAAGGAAACAACCGTACCGTCAAATCCTCATTGGGTAGGAAATCCTCTCTGTAAAAAAATGTGGGATGTTCCAAATCGGGTAATACGGTATAAAACTTCACCCTGGCAAAGCCGGCAGCCTCTAGCCACTGCCGCATTCTGCCTTGTCCATACATGCGCCCATGAAAAACATCTTCCCGTTTTCCATAGGCCATACGATAATTCTCTATACCATCAAAAGACTGCTCCGTATAAGGATCCCTGTCTCCACAGAAATACCTCAGCCCAAAAGAATTGTTCATAGCCAGCAGTAACCGTCCCTGCATGGTTAAATAATGCGGTAAAGCGGCTATCACTGCCGCAGGCTCTGCCAACCGCTCAAAACCGCAATCAGCTAAAATTAAATCAAACCCGGCTTCCCGCAAATCCCCCTTTGCCGCCTGCTCCCAGCTGACACATGTAACCGCAATATGCTCCGGCCACACAAAGTCCTGCCCATCCCCCACAAAAAGTAACCTCTTACAAGCAGACATATCATACCACGCATACAAACTGCGTTGAATTTCATTGTATAATTCCATAGTTCCCTCCATTGCTCCCTGCTCAAATATCGTTATCCTGCTTTATTTTATTTTACATTTCTTGCCCAAAATCCTGCCGGAAACGTGCTCGCCAACCTCCCGGAAGAAAAATTAAAGTTTTAGCCAATATATCCGATATACAAAATAGGATAAATGTACGATTCTAAGGAAGGACGTGTAAACAATGATGGATATGCGCATCAATGGAACAAGCGGATACCAATCCCCTTATGACCGCTATAGCAGCTATGATAATTACAACAACCAAACTGCCCCCTACGATACGAACGCACCAGCAGAAGAAAACGAAAGCGAAACCAAAGACGCCAACGGTCGAAAATCCAGCCCTGGCGAATGTGAGACCTGTAAAAACCGCAAATACCAGGACGGCTCCGACGAAATGGTTTCCTTCAAAGCCGCCGGCCATATCGACCCAAGCAACGCTGCCTCCGTGGTCATGAGCCACGAACAGGAACACGTTTCCAACGCCTACCAAAAAGCAGACGCCGGCAACGGCGAAGTCGTCCGCGCCAGCGTCCGCCTCAAAACCGATGTCTGCCCCGAATGCGGCCGCACCTACATCTCCGGCGGTGAAACCACCACCCAAATCCGCTACGTCAACGAAACCAATCCCTACCAAAAAGACCTCAAAGAATCCGATAAGAGCAAATACCAGGGAGCTAATGTGGATATTGACGCAGGGTAAAAAACACCGTCATCCCGTAACTTGAGGGATGGCGGTATTTTTATATTCTTAACGAAATAATAAGAAAAATTCATTGAATATAACAATATATGTGATAAAATACACGTAGTAGTTGGAGGAGGCGTAAACACCATGGGCATTTATATCAATCCCGGAAACAGCGGCTTTGCTGAAATAAACGATCAGGACTACGTAGACAAAACCCTGCTGATCGACCTGATTAATAAAACAGTAGAAAAAAAGAATAAACTAACCTGCATCAGCAGGCCTTTTGAATTACATCAGCAAAGATTATAACGGGCTGACCAAGACCATCGCTGAGTTAATCGGCGGCTTGGAGGTCAAGGTCGACACCATCGGCTTTGCCAATGACCTCACCACCTTCCGCGGAAAAAACGACGTCCTCACCTTAATGATTCATCTAGGCTACTTGGCCTATGATTCCGAAAAAAAGACTGTACATATCCCCAATGAAGAGATTAAACTTGAATTCCAACGCTCGATTCATGAAGTAAAACACGAAGCCACCCTAAAACGCTTGGCAGAAAGTGAACAGCTTTTTGCCGATACCATACGACAAAACGAAGATGCCGTGGCCGCACAAATCGAAAAAGTCCATGCCGAAGAAACTGCCCCACTCCACTACAATAAGGAAGACAGTCTCCGCAGCGTAATCAAACTTGCCTACTACACCTATCGTGACCACTACTTGCAGTTTGAAGAACTTCCGGCCGGTGAAGGCTACGCCGATATCGTCTATCTGCCCAAACACGATTCAGACTGGCCCATACTGCTTATCGAACTGAAATGGAATCAAAATGCACAGGGAGCCATCGAACAAATCATGCAAAAAAAATATCCTGCTGTACTGCAGGATACCAAGCGTGAAATCCTGCTGGTCGGTATCAATTACAATAAGGATGCAAAAGCAGGAAATAAAAAACATACATGTAAAATGAGTTTGTCAAGATAAGTGTGTAAGTTTTTTTGCCATAAGAAAAGCGGTCCGAAAGGGCCGCCTTTTCTATGGGAAAAAGCTTAAAATTGCTC
The Selenomonas ruminantium AC2024 DNA segment above includes these coding regions:
- a CDS encoding adenylyltransferase/cytidyltransferase family protein codes for the protein MGDGQDFVWPEHIAVTCVSWEQAAKGDLREAGFDLILADCGFERLAEPAAVIAALPHYLTMQGRLLLAMNNSFGLRYFCGDRDPYTEQSFDGIENYRMAYGKREDVFHGRMYGQGRMRQWLEAAGFARVKFYTVLPDLEHPTFFYREDFLPNEDLTVRLFPFYNHPESVFLEEENLYASLMENGLFHALANAYLVECSLNGSLSNVQHVTCSAERGVEFGIYTIIYEDGVVVKKPLAAAGEGRLRDVQNNMEELAAHGVKVVPTKLTDGQLSMPFMEAEVGTSYLRKLLRQDKEKFLQAMDHFAALILRSSEHVREDAGDGEGVLLRKGYLDMVPLNSFAVDGEFVFFDQEFAFADYPANVILTRLVSLTYGGDRKMQQILPAEVLYERYGLTKYLGRWHRMSNEFLTKLRNLGPLHDIYGPHQRDSQQVYANRQRLNYPEEEYQRLFVDIFAGLEDKKLVVFGSGLWAQRFMDGFSNEHPVSLVVDNQQSRWGTKLRGISIVSPEELRQWKPGSFKVLICIKGYQSVVWQLKNMGIEEYSIFDPQRSYPRKPRQVVVNNVTISGGEKAGAQVKKYHIGYIAGVFDLYHIGHLNMFRRAKEQCDYLIVGVVSDEGVRKNKGVDPFIPFAERVELVRACRYVDEANEIPLTYAGTREAWDLYHFDVQFSGSDYENDPYWLAEKDFLEKHGSTMVFFPYTEQTSSTKIKAVINQQLAKKED
- a CDS encoding PD-(D/E)XK nuclease domain-containing protein, which produces MNYISKDYNGLTKTIAELIGGLEVKVDTIGFANDLTTFRGKNDVLTLMIHLGYLAYDSEKKTVHIPNEEIKLEFQRSIHEVKHEATLKRLAESEQLFADTIRQNEDAVAAQIEKVHAEETAPLHYNKEDSLRSVIKLAYYTYRDHYLQFEELPAGEGYADIVYLPKHDSDWPILLIELKWNQNAQGAIEQIMQKKYPAVLQDTKREILLVGINYNKDAKAGNKKHTCKMSLSR
- a CDS encoding sugar phosphate isomerase/epimerase family protein — encoded protein: MLELGVQTKEAVQDENPAEGFSLLRQAGFSCADFSLNAYLLNLDIYGNNLNRFFDASVQELEEFFTPHKEGAAKAGIRIHQMHMPYPIYVPQGSTELNDYLWHQMAPKSLAVCAFFGCRYIVVHGFKLARELGSEDREWTQTEKFIHYLAPQARELGITLCVENLYNGLGGHMIEGPCCNARKMAERIDRINEQYGCEVLGFCFDTGHANLVGVDMEEFVTVLGSRLKVLHIHDNDGITDLHQIPYTFARTRENRASTDWQGFIRGLQNIHYRGVLNFETAPVLTAFPQGLRKESLTFIATIGKYFAKRILC
- a CDS encoding sugar phosphate isomerase/epimerase family protein produces the protein MDILCAPDGLSNWEYPGQGVKDIAGSAFKQAVFDMAMMFPQHKLRKLTDDTVWRKERWQVVKEFGRKFAGQGVRLPLGYAPHWGDAAADWPSLAVYQEFVEESIRQAGLQGCRQLVIRPWPEAEDKTELWQVNKELYLSLLPLVQKYKIMILLENQAKSINGHFVRGAMSEAVEAVHWVDVLNEAAGGKVFGFCLNMGAAGPCGLNVYDLVLALGSRLQAVIICDSDATGDRQLLPFTGASHRACETDWLNVIRSLREIAFDGNLVLSLRDTAAAFPPLLRPQLMRLAEDVVQYILWQIDMEKTLEKYEQRVLFGAGNMCRNYMSCYGEKYPPLFTCDNNPQVWGQEVCGLTVHDPQDLRDLPAACAIFICNIYYREIEAQLREMGLQNPIEFFNDECLSTMYAGNLPEEGF